From Bombina bombina isolate aBomBom1 chromosome 1, aBomBom1.pri, whole genome shotgun sequence:
TAAAATAAATCATGCAACAAAAAATATTAGTGGTTatgtttataatttatatttacaaGAAATTGTTTgtatatagtattttttatgtaggcACTTATTTAATGTGATATTCTATAACACAATTAGCATTGTTATAaacatatcttttttatttttaactttacatctttaaataattaaacttCACTAATCTTTAATTAATTTTATTCCTAGGAACATTAGAAATTTAACACAGAAGCAACCTTTTTATGAACTTATACAGCAACATGGAAATTAATCATACAAATCACTCCCTTGTTACAAAATTCATCATTGTTGGTTTTACAGATCTCAACGGATGTGAGAGtctacttttcattttacttttcctTATCTACCTTTTCACACTCAGTGGTAATGTTACAGTAATAACTCTTATTTATACACAGAAACACCTGCAAGTTCCACTCTACTTTTTTGTGGTTATACTTTCCTTCCTGGAGATTTGGTATACAACAGTTACAATACCTAAAATGTTGGCAAACCTGCTGAATCAGAAGCTTATCTCATTCATTGGATGTATCTTGCAGATTTATTTCTTACATTGTCTGGGCATCACTGAGACCTATCTTTTAACAGCAATGGCATTTGACCGCTATGTTGCCATATGCAATCCTCTTAGGTATCCAACCATAATGAACACAACATTTTGTTTCCATTTGATAGGTTGCTGTTGGGTTCTTGGGTTCATATGGCCTGTGCCCCAAATACTTTTGCTTTCCAAATTGAAGTTCTGTTCCTCAAACAAGATTGATCATGTTTTTTGTGACTTTGATCCTCTAATGAAGTTAGCATGTTCTGATATTTCCCTCAATCTTTCTGTAGACTTTGTTATGTTTTCCATTCTTTTGTTATTtgctttattttgtataatttattccTACTTCAAGataatttcagttattttaaaaataagatcAAAACAGGGGCAGAAACGGGCATTTTCAACTTGTGTTGCACATCTCACCGTTGTGATACTCTTTTTTGGTAGTGCAGGCTTTATGTATGTAAGGTTTACCAAAAATTATCCCATTGTTTTTGACAGAGGGCTAGCCGTGATTTACTCGGTTATAACCCCCATGTGTAATCCAATTATTTATAGCCTGAGAAACCGAGAAATCAGAGATGTAATAAGGAAAAGACTTTCAAAACtcaataactattaataactaaataattcctacccttttccagtcccaagctcTTCCAATTGGTTTTCAAAGGGCTAGCAAATCCTTTTGTAATGTAAAAACTATTCACATTCTTTGCATTGAGGCATTTCCACTCTAGCTTTCATATTTTTCAGAtatttaagggcaagattacaagtcgtgcggcaaATCTAAATTTACCATTAGCAAAAACACAGCTAGCGATAAGCTTTTTGCGATTTTTGGgatccactcatattacaaataatcagctagatttcgagttttcaGCAGCTATAGGGCAATTAAAAactgccacaaaagcagcgttatttcacctccctatagcgctgctattacaggtttacaaaaagcaggcttgtgcgggcaattgtgttgagctccatatcacaccaaaatacaagcgctgctttgacgtgctagtgcacgatttccccatagacatcaatggggagagccggcaaaaaaaaagcctaacacttatgATCAAGGAAACAaacgctctgtaacgcagccccattgatgtctatggggaaagaaaaagttatgtttaaacctaacaccctaacatgaaaaccacatccaaacacccctaatctgctgcccccaaaatcaccatcacctacataatgttattaaccactaatcttccgcccttaacatcgctgccacctaaataaaatttttaatccctaatctgccgctcccgatatctccgccacctaaattacagttattaacccctaatctgccgcccccaatttcgccgccactatactaaagttattaacggctaaacctctggcctccaacatcactaacactaaataaccctaaacctaaccctaacgtaaccataaccctaaatctaacccttacaccccctaacttaaatataattaaaataaatctaattattaactaaataatacctatttaaaatcgaaatacatacttacctgtaaaataaaaactaatagttatattgtagctatcttaggttttatttttatttcacaggtaagtttgaatttattttaactaggtagactagttagtaaatagttattaactatttactaactacctagttaaaataaatacaaagttacctgtaaaataaaatctaacctgcatTTCactaaaaactaacacctaaattgcaagttttgcgttagaggctatgcggtgctaataagcagttttgtctcaccgctcacttacctgcagcgctggtattatgagttttcaggaacccatcgttaaaagacaagaagtgagcgttgagcaaaattttgctcataccagcgctgcttaagtcagcggtaagctggtcgtacgtgctcgtgcacgatttccccataggaatcaaaggggagagctggctgaaaaaaaatctaacacctgcaaaaaagcagcgtaaaactcagtaacgcagccccattgattatagttatgtctacacctaagaccctaacatgaaccccgagtctaaaaccccctaatcttacacttattaacccctaatctgctgcccccgacattgccaacacctacattatattattaacccctaatctgccgctccggacacctccacctacattatagttgtaaacccctaatctgctgcccccaacatcgccgactcctacattatatttcttaacctctaatctgctgcccccaatgtcgccgcaacctacctacactttttaacccctaatctgccgccccaacatagtcgcaactattataaacatattaaccccttaaccgccgcactcccgcctcacaaacattagttaaatattattaacccctaatctgccatccctaacatcgccgccacctacctacatttattaacccctaatctgcagcccccatcgtcgctgccactatattaaagttattaacccctaaacctaagtctaaccctaaacctaacacccactaacttaaatataatttaaataaatctaaataaatattcctatcattaactacattattcctatttaaaactaaatacctataaaataaaccctaagctagctacaatataactaatagttacattgtagctagcttagggtttatttttattttacaggcaagtttgtatttattttaactaggtacaatagttattaaatatttatcaactatttaataactacctagctaaaataaatacaaatttacctgtaaaataaaacctaacctaagttacactaacacctaacactacactataattaaataaattaactaaattaaatacaattacctaaattaaattaaattagctaaagtacaaaaccccctactaaattaaagaaaataataaacaaattacagatatttaaactaattacacctaatctaatagccctattaaaataaaaaagtcccccaaaataaaaaaaaaccctaacctaaactaaactaccaatagcccttaaaagggccttttgcggggcattgccccaaagtaatcagctcttttacctgtaaaaaaaatacaaacaacccccaactgtaaaacccaccacccacacaaccaactccccaaataaaatactatctaaaaaaaactaagctccccattgccctgaaaagggcatttggatgggcattgcccttaaaatggcagttagctcttttgccacccaaaccataacctaaaaaaaacacccacccaatacacccttaaaaaaacaataacaataaccccctgaagatcgacttaccgggagacgtcttcatccaagccgtgccgaagtcctcaacgaagccgggagaagtcttcatctaagccgggcgaagtggtcctccagacgggcagaagtcttcatccagatggcatcttctatcttcatccatccggcgcggagcgggtccatcttcaagacatccgacgcagagcagttaaaataaatacaaacttgcctgtaaaataaaaataaaccctaagctagctacaatgttaggtTCctttaaaggttcctttaagggacgtcatccaagatggcgtcccttcaattccgattggctgataggattctatcagccaatcggaattaaggtagaaaaatctgattggctgattgaatcagccaatcagattcaagttcaatccgattggctgaaccgttcccttaaaggaaccttcattcgtcgggagttcgtcgtggagaaaggatgttccgcgtcggcaggatgaagatggagccggaagaaagaagattgaagatgccgcttgatagaagacttcagacggatgatggacctcttcagcccccgcttggatgaagacttcagccggatgatggacctcttcagcgccacgcttggtcgaagacatcgcctggattggatgaagaattcggctcggctgagtgaagacgactcaaggtaggaagatcttcaggggggtagtgttaggtttttttaaggggggtttgggttagattaggggtatgtgggtggtgggttttaatgttgggggggttgtatttttattttacaggcaaaagagcagaattctttggggcatgccccacaaaaggcccttttaagggctggtaaggtaaaagagctggtaactttttaatgtagaatagggtagggcttagagtaggtgtaattagcttaaaattgttgtaatatttttataatgtttgtaaattatttttttattttttgtaacttagttctttttttattttttgcactttagttagtgtatttatttgcatttatttgtaggtatttgtatttaatttatttaatgatagtgtagtgttaggtttaattgtaacttaggttaggatttattttacaggtaattttgtatttcttttagctaggtagttattaaatagttaataactatttaataactattctaactagctaaaataaatacaaagttacctgtaaaataaatataaatcctaaaatagctacaatgtaattggggttaataggtattatgtaggtggcggcgggggccgggagcggcggtttagggtttaacagatttcttagagttgcggcggggtccgggagcggcggtttaggggttaacagatttcttagagttgcggcggggtctgggagcggcgttttaggggttaagatatttattatagtggcggtgggcatccgggagcggcgatttagggggtaataactttatttagttgcggcggtgtaggggggacagattaggggtgtttagactcggggtacatgttagggtattaggtgtagaaactaccataggaatcaatgggatgtctggcagcagcgaacatgaactttcgctatggtcagactcccattgattcctatgggatccgccgcctccaggggtttgaaaaccaggtatgctgggccggaaaagtgccgagtgtacctgctagttttttgataacttgcaaaagtagtcagattgtgccgcacttgtgtgcggaacatctggagtgacgtaagaatcaatctgtgtcggactgagtccggcggatcgaagcttacgtcactaaattctacttttgccagtgtctagggcttgataactaaggcgaatcagcctcgcctcaaatacgatgcggaattccagcgtatttgaggtagacacgttgataactagaggccaatgctttgtgttcattaaccccttaacgtttGGGACTTCAAACTAGAGTAATAGTATTCATTACTTCACATCAATTAATATTATCACACATGTGTACTTGTATTTAACATAAAGACTTATGATTGCAACTTTTAATAAAAACCTTTTTCTCAGATCATCATAATTTATGAGTGCCAATCTATATAttaagtcagtgtttttcaaccactg
This genomic window contains:
- the LOC128666226 gene encoding olfactory receptor 6N2-like is translated as MEINHTNHSLVTKFIIVGFTDLNGCESLLFILLFLIYLFTLSGNVTVITLIYTQKHLQVPLYFFVVILSFLEIWYTTVTIPKMLANLLNQKLISFIGCILQIYFLHCLGITETYLLTAMAFDRYVAICNPLRYPTIMNTTFCFHLIGCCWVLGFIWPVPQILLLSKLKFCSSNKIDHVFCDFDPLMKLACSDISLNLSVDFVMFSILLLFALFCIIYSYFKIISVILKIRSKQGQKRAFSTCVAHLTVVILFFGSAGFMYVRFTKNYPIVFDRGLAVIYSVITPMCNPIIYSLRNREIRDVIRKRLSKLNNY